From a region of the Acinetobacter larvae genome:
- a CDS encoding exodeoxyribonuclease III, with translation MIPKSSYPSDQKVLRVVSINVNGLRASVKKGLLDWLEQSEADVVCMQESRITHEQWNDHFKPAGWHTHLFPAERAGYAGTAIYSRIPFQNVRNGLDFELADSQGRFIAAEFDLGLEQPAYICSLYLPSGSSGEEAQARKDQFLTVYANILKQWRDENKSIIVCGDYNIVHKRIDIKNWSGNQKSSGCLPHERAWLDHIYDDLGYVDTFREVRKEAELYSWWSNRGQARAKNVGWRIDYHACSPDWKTRAINAWVYREQWFSDHAPVIIDYALDQ, from the coding sequence ATGATACCAAAGAGTAGCTATCCGAGTGATCAAAAAGTTTTAAGGGTCGTATCTATAAACGTCAATGGATTACGCGCATCAGTCAAAAAAGGCTTGCTGGACTGGTTAGAACAATCCGAAGCTGACGTGGTCTGTATGCAAGAAAGTCGTATTACCCACGAGCAATGGAATGATCATTTTAAACCCGCTGGCTGGCATACCCATCTATTTCCTGCAGAGCGTGCAGGTTATGCGGGAACTGCCATTTACAGCCGTATTCCTTTCCAGAATGTCCGTAATGGTTTAGATTTTGAATTAGCAGACAGTCAAGGTCGCTTCATCGCCGCAGAGTTTGATCTGGGTTTAGAGCAGCCTGCATATATCTGCTCATTGTATTTACCATCCGGTTCTTCTGGGGAAGAGGCGCAAGCCCGTAAAGATCAATTTCTCACGGTATATGCCAATATCCTCAAGCAATGGCGTGATGAGAATAAATCCATCATTGTCTGCGGTGATTATAATATTGTGCATAAACGGATTGATATAAAAAACTGGTCCGGCAATCAAAAATCTTCCGGTTGTTTACCGCATGAGCGCGCTTGGTTAGACCATATCTATGATGATCTTGGCTATGTCGATACTTTCCGTGAAGTCCGCAAAGAAGCCGAGCTCTATTCTTGGTGGTCTAACCGTGGACAAGCACGTGCCAAAAATGTGGGTTGGCGTATTGACTATCATGCCTGCTCTCCAGACTGGAAAACGCGTGCAATCAATGCTTGGGTTTATAGAGAACAATGGTTTAGTGACCATGCACCGGTCATCATTGACTATGCTCTAGATCAATAA
- the pyrE gene encoding orotate phosphoribosyltransferase has product MTSPVEFNTQAFIELALSRGVLKFGEFTLKSGRVSPYFFNAGLLNDGEALSLLAQGYANKLTQCNSVDVIFGPAYKGIPFVAATAVALSQYHGVSVPWGFNRKEAKDHGEGGVLVGASVEAKKVWIIDDVITAGTAIREVVSILKNAGASIAGVLVALDRQERGQGQLSAIQEVQKELEIPVHALITMQDLMQYLEQKGDQQALKNMQAYRVKYGV; this is encoded by the coding sequence ATGACATCACCTGTTGAATTTAACACGCAAGCTTTTATTGAACTCGCGCTTTCGCGCGGTGTGCTGAAGTTTGGTGAGTTTACGCTAAAATCGGGTCGGGTGAGCCCATATTTCTTTAATGCGGGTTTACTCAATGATGGCGAAGCATTATCGCTGTTAGCACAAGGATATGCGAATAAGTTAACACAATGTAACAGCGTCGATGTGATTTTTGGACCAGCCTATAAAGGTATTCCATTCGTTGCTGCGACAGCGGTTGCTTTATCACAATATCATGGGGTGAGCGTACCCTGGGGGTTTAACCGTAAAGAGGCCAAAGACCATGGTGAAGGTGGTGTGTTGGTTGGCGCATCCGTTGAAGCGAAAAAAGTTTGGATCATTGATGACGTGATTACCGCGGGTACAGCCATTCGTGAAGTGGTCAGCATCTTGAAAAATGCCGGTGCAAGCATTGCGGGTGTTTTAGTGGCATTGGATCGCCAAGAACGAGGGCAAGGTCAGTTATCTGCCATCCAAGAAGTACAAAAAGAGTTAGAGATTCCTGTGCACGCACTGATTACCATGCAAGATCTTATGCAATATCTTGAGCAAAAAGGTGATCAACAGGCACTCAAAAATATGCAAGCTTATCGCGTTAAATATGGTGTTTAA